The nucleotide window GCGCCGCACCCTGTTAGGCGTTCTCTTCTACCCAGTCCGGCCGCATGCTTGACCACCGACCCCGTTCCCTGGGGGTGGGTCGATCAGCCACATGCTCTGGTGCCCTGACTTTGCCGAGTGCCGCGCACGAAGCGCAGTCACGGCAAGAATGCTCAGTCGTAGGCACTTCTGGCGCTTTCTTCGCTCGGGGCGGCCCATTCGATCCGTGGGGGCCGCGCCGGCTATCGACCTCGTCGCCCCCaacgtgggggggggggatagaAAAAAAGAACGTATTTGAAGCACTCTTTTTAGGCTCAGGGGGACGACCCATATTCGTATAGTCACGCATATGCTACCCGTTGATTAAGGGCGCGCTCTGTGAAGAAGGAATTTCCCGGGCCGGCGGGGGCTGTGGcgcccctttctttttcctcttaCCCACTCAGGGTGCgggtggtgtgtgcgtaAGCGGTGCGCCATCTGGGAGCCCGAAAAAAGACATGGCACCGGGGCCCGCCGCCAGCGGAATAAGGGGCAATGCGTGGTGTGCTCGGTTTTTTTCGGAAGTGGCGGGCGCCGGAGGAGGGTGCTCCCTGTCCACCCGTCGGATTGTTTGGCGGCTTAAAGGTTCCCGCCTTTTTCTTAAACGCCTTTCAGGATTTTCAAAGGACGCAACGAAACACATGACGCTGGCGCGGTGGCTTAAAGGAACTGGGAGCGCCTTGGGATTTTTAAACAAAGGGTGGGCGGGCGCGGCAGGTGCCTTTGCCAGGAAAAATCCTGGGGCCGTTCCGGTGGCTTGGGGTTGGGGTTTTCGTGGCGCGGGGGCTGGCTGGGGCCTTTCCCTGGGCGGTGGGCTCGCGCGCCTTTCGACGGCGGCCGCCCGAAGCCTCTTCGCGGCGGGCGGCCCGGCTTTTTGGTGGTCGCAGGAATTCCCAGCGGGCGCCGGCGTTAGCCCCTGTTCCGGCTGTCGAGGGTGAGCGTCACGGGGCCATCGCACGACAGGTCGATGCCCATGTAGTGCCGGAAGCTGCCCGTCGCAATCTTGCCAGGGGTGTGCGCGGACCGCAGCTTGTCGCGAAGCATGTTGAAGACGACGAGGGCGTCTTCAGGCGGCATGGCGTTGTGGAAGTCTGGCTTGTTGCCCTTCATGACGTGCATGAGCGTGAACTGCGAAATGAGCAGCACCTCTCCGTCGATCTCCTTTACGTTGCGGCACCACATCTTGGATCCATCCTCGTTGCTCCACAGCCGAGCGCCAAGAATCTTGCGGAGGATGTAATCCATATCATCGGCCGTGTCGTCGCGTGCGATTCCCACAA belongs to Leishmania braziliensis MHOM/BR/75/M2904 complete genome, chromosome 36 and includes:
- a CDS encoding putative D-tyrosyl-tRNA deacylase is translated as MKAVIQRVLSGSVTSEGEVVGSIQKGLAVLVGIARDDTADDMDYILRKILGARLWSNEDGSKMWCRNVKEIDGEVLLISQFTLMHVMKGNKPDFHNAMPPEDALVVFNMLRDKLRSAHTPGKIATGSFRHYMGIDLSCDGPVTLTLDSRNRG